In Candidatus Desulfofervidus auxilii, one genomic interval encodes:
- the tyrS gene encoding tyrosine--tRNA ligase, translating into MSIEEELNLLLRGVVEVISEKELKQKLISAHTKKRTLKVKAGFDPTAPDIHLGHTVLLQKLKHFQELGHDVYFLIGDFTAMIGDPSGKSETRPALTREEVLINAQTYEEQIFKILEPTRTKVVFNSSWLSKMSAIDVVKLCSHYTVARMLERDDFHKRFLNEQPISIHEFIYPLLQGYDSIALQADVEVGGTDQKFNLLVGRELQRDFGQEPQVVMTLPLLEGLDGVQKMSKSLGNYIGITEPPQEMFGKIMSISDQLMWRYYELLSDSSLKEISELKEKVQKGSLHPKEVKKQLALEIVTRFHGQKAAKEAEIEFERVFKHKKLPKKIEEIAISWPEGKIWLPKLLQLAHFTSSTSEAKRLIIQGGVKINQEKVMSPETEIPSGKTYLIQLGKKKFKKVKIFSKNKA; encoded by the coding sequence ATGAGCATTGAGGAAGAGTTAAACCTGCTTTTAAGAGGTGTAGTAGAAGTTATCTCTGAAAAAGAATTAAAGCAAAAATTGATATCTGCTCATACTAAAAAGCGAACTTTAAAGGTGAAAGCAGGTTTTGACCCTACTGCCCCAGACATTCATCTGGGACATACTGTCTTACTTCAGAAACTAAAGCATTTCCAAGAATTAGGACATGATGTCTATTTTCTTATTGGTGATTTTACAGCTATGATTGGTGATCCTTCTGGTAAATCAGAAACAAGGCCGGCCCTGACCAGGGAAGAGGTTTTAATTAATGCCCAAACCTATGAAGAACAAATTTTTAAGATTTTGGAACCAACTAGGACTAAAGTTGTTTTCAACAGTAGCTGGTTGAGTAAAATGTCAGCTATTGATGTGGTAAAACTCTGTTCTCATTACACTGTAGCCCGAATGTTGGAGAGAGATGATTTTCATAAGCGATTTTTGAATGAACAGCCAATTAGTATCCATGAGTTTATCTACCCTCTTCTTCAAGGATATGATTCTATTGCTTTACAAGCCGATGTAGAAGTTGGGGGCACTGACCAAAAATTTAATCTTTTGGTAGGCAGAGAACTCCAACGGGACTTTGGTCAAGAACCTCAGGTTGTAATGACACTTCCCCTGTTAGAAGGCTTAGATGGTGTGCAAAAAATGAGCAAAAGTTTGGGAAATTATATTGGAATTACCGAACCTCCACAGGAAATGTTTGGTAAGATCATGTCTATTTCTGACCAGTTAATGTGGCGGTATTATGAACTTCTCAGTGATTCTTCTCTAAAAGAAATTTCTGAATTGAAAGAGAAAGTCCAAAAAGGAAGTTTACATCCCAAAGAGGTAAAAAAACAATTGGCCTTAGAAATTGTAACTCGTTTTCATGGGCAAAAGGCAGCAAAAGAGGCAGAGATAGAATTTGAGAGGGTATTTAAACATAAAAAGCTTCCGAAAAAAATTGAGGAGATAGCCATCTCCTGGCCTGAGGGGAAAATATGGCTTCCTAAACTCCTTCAACTAGCTCATTTTACCTCCAGTACTTCAGAAGCAAAACGTCTAATCATACAAGGTGGGGTAAAAATTAATCAAGAAAAGGTAATGTCACCTGAAACAGAAATTCCTAGTGGTAAAACCTACCTAATTCAGCTAGGAAAAAAGAAGTTCAAAAAGGTAAAAATTTTTTCAAAAAATAAAGCTTAA
- the dnaA gene encoding chromosomal replication initiator protein DnaA, which produces MDFKQAGLDNLWQKVKEKLAQTLPPNSFQIWIQPLVLLKTEGDRIILGCPNSFFLQWVKRHFYHFLKEAWRQYAPEYNDVIFKTVKNKKKTSIAVPQPTLPLAYPRLCENFTFKEFIVGRTNQYAYTAAYNLANDHLDQPIFFCSDTGLGKSHLSQSIANHMISSGKYTKILYITAEDFTNEMVSALKEHRIHEFKKKYRRDCNVLILENIHFLSGKEKIQTELNYTLDVLWERRKKVVFTSLIYPQNIPGLKKELRSRIESSLMVPIDPPDFKMRLEILRKKAKGKNVLIPENVLEYLAQHIDGDVRRLESAINNIKARSLLQKRAIDLDLAKEVREMFTPRTSKINLSEIKKLVCQHYKINCEDLISKSRQKQIIIPRKLAIYLAKRYLNLSLTELGKNFRRHHSSILNALNSIEKEIKKREFLSREVKYLCKKIEEKM; this is translated from the coding sequence ATGGATTTTAAACAAGCTGGATTAGATAATCTCTGGCAAAAAGTAAAGGAGAAACTTGCCCAAACCTTGCCTCCTAACTCATTTCAGATCTGGATACAGCCTTTAGTGTTGTTAAAAACAGAAGGGGACCGAATTATTTTGGGATGTCCCAATAGCTTTTTTTTACAATGGGTAAAGAGACATTTTTATCATTTCCTTAAGGAAGCCTGGAGGCAATATGCACCAGAATATAACGATGTTATTTTCAAAACAGTAAAGAACAAAAAGAAAACTTCCATCGCTGTTCCCCAACCTACTTTGCCTTTAGCTTATCCTCGGCTTTGTGAAAATTTCACTTTTAAAGAATTTATTGTAGGAAGAACTAATCAATATGCTTACACGGCTGCTTATAATTTAGCCAATGACCACCTTGACCAACCTATATTTTTCTGTTCAGATACGGGGTTAGGAAAAAGCCATCTTTCTCAATCTATTGCCAACCATATGATAAGTTCTGGGAAATACACAAAAATTCTTTATATTACTGCCGAAGACTTTACCAACGAAATGGTAAGTGCCCTTAAGGAACATCGCATACATGAGTTTAAAAAAAAATACCGCAGAGACTGCAATGTTTTAATTTTGGAAAATATTCATTTTTTAAGTGGAAAAGAAAAAATTCAGACAGAGTTGAATTACACTCTGGATGTGCTATGGGAGAGAAGAAAAAAGGTGGTTTTTACCAGTCTTATTTATCCTCAAAATATCCCGGGTCTTAAAAAAGAATTAAGATCTCGGATAGAGAGTAGTTTGATGGTCCCTATTGACCCACCGGATTTTAAAATGCGGTTAGAAATTTTGAGAAAGAAGGCCAAGGGAAAAAATGTGTTGATACCTGAAAATGTACTTGAGTATTTAGCTCAACATATAGATGGCGATGTAAGGCGTTTAGAAAGTGCTATTAATAATATTAAAGCACGTTCTCTTCTTCAAAAACGTGCTATTGATTTAGACCTAGCTAAAGAAGTAAGAGAAATGTTTACTCCCAGAACTTCTAAAATTAATTTAAGTGAAATAAAAAAACTGGTCTGTCAGCATTACAAGATAAACTGTGAAGACCTAATTTCTAAATCCCGTCAGAAACAAATCATTATTCCCCGGAAACTTGCTATATATTTGGCAAAACGATATTTGAATCTCTCCTTGACTGAATTGGGAAAAAACTTCCGTCGCCATCATAGTAGTATTCTCAATGCACTTAATTCAATAGAGAAGGAAATAAAAAAAAGAGAGTTTTTAAGCCGCGAAGTCAAATATTTATGTAAAAAAATTGAAGAAAAAATGTAA
- a CDS encoding TIGR00282 family metallophosphoesterase produces MPNDEVKIFFIGDIVGKSGRKIVYQKLPELREKYKLDCIIANGENAAGGLGITPKIAEELFDNGINIITSGNHVWKKKEILPYLEQTNRLLRPANYPPGVPGKGWTIFTLHSGLKLGIINLEGRVFMQNLDCPFRVAETIIENMRPITPIILLDFHAEATSEKKAMGWFLDGKISAVLGTHTHVQTADETILPQGTGYITDVGMTGALYSVIGMKIETALKKFLTQLPQRFKPEKGPCSLQGVVVTIDTSSGKTQSVKRIIEVTNEH; encoded by the coding sequence ATGCCAAATGATGAAGTTAAAATTTTTTTTATTGGGGACATTGTGGGAAAGTCAGGAAGGAAAATAGTTTATCAGAAGCTACCGGAACTTCGGGAAAAATACAAATTAGATTGTATTATTGCCAATGGTGAGAATGCAGCAGGAGGTTTGGGCATCACACCTAAAATTGCTGAGGAATTATTTGATAATGGAATTAATATAATTACTTCTGGAAACCATGTTTGGAAAAAAAAGGAAATTTTACCTTATTTAGAACAGACTAACAGGCTTCTTAGACCTGCTAATTATCCTCCTGGTGTTCCAGGTAAAGGTTGGACTATATTCACATTACATTCAGGTTTAAAATTAGGTATAATAAATTTAGAAGGACGGGTATTTATGCAAAATTTAGATTGTCCCTTTCGCGTGGCAGAAACCATTATAGAAAATATGAGGCCAATTACACCTATTATTTTATTAGATTTTCATGCTGAAGCTACTTCAGAAAAAAAGGCTATGGGTTGGTTTTTGGATGGGAAAATAAGTGCTGTTTTAGGAACACATACCCATGTTCAAACAGCCGATGAAACTATTCTTCCCCAAGGGACTGGTTATATCACTGATGTGGGAATGACAGGAGCTCTATACTCAGTTATCGGTATGAAAATAGAAACAGCACTAAAAAAGTTTTTGACTCAATTACCACAGAGATTTAAACCAGAAAAAGGTCCTTGTTCTTTACAAGGAGTGGTTGTTACCATAGATACCTCATCTGGTAAAACACAATCCGTAAAACGAATTATAGAGGTTACAAATGAGCATTGA